From the genome of Papaver somniferum cultivar HN1 chromosome 2, ASM357369v1, whole genome shotgun sequence, one region includes:
- the LOC113352966 gene encoding nicotianamine synthase-like: protein MGSLGSLVSCDQEEVLIQNVCEIYDNLSTLKSLKPSKDVDTLFTRLVLTCMPPSPIDVTKLSGKVQGIRSKLIRLCGEAEGLLESHFSALLGSYNVPLDHINIFPYYTNYIKLGRLEYTILSNYITNQNPSDIAFIGSGPLPLTSIVLASYHLRNTMFHNYDIDRSANALASNLVAADPDLSKRMLFHDTDIMDVTAGLSDYEVVFLAALVGLNKEDKRKVIDHLAKYMAPGSLLMLRSAHGARGFLYPIVEPSDLPGFDILAIFHPMDDVINSVIVARKSKDKYQY from the coding sequence ATGGGTTCATTGGGTTCTTTGGTTTCTTGTGATCAAGAAGAAGTGCTAATTCAAAATGTTTGCGAGATCTATGACAACCTATCAACCTTGAAAAGCCTCAAACCTTCAAAAGATGTTGACACTCTTTTCACTCGACTAGTCCTAACTTGTATGCCACCTTCTCCAATTGATGTAACCAAGTTATCAGGAAAAGTGCAAGGAATCCGTTCCAAACTCATTCGTCTATGTGGAGAAGCCGAAGGTCTCTTAGAGTCGCACTTCTCAGCGCTATTAGGTTCCTACAATGTCCCACTGGATCATATTAACATTTTTCCATACTACACCAATTACATCAAACTTGGCCGTCTTGAGTATACCATACTTAGCAATTACATCACAAATCAAAACCCAAGTGACATCGCCTTCATTGGATCCGGACCTCTGCCTCTCACCTCCATAGTATTGGCTTCATACCATCTGAGAAACACTATGTTTCACAATTATGATATTGACCGGTCAGCCAATGCTTTGGCTTCTAACTTGGTCGCTGCAGATCCCGACTTGTCGAAGCGAATGTTGTTTCATGATACTGATATTATGGATGTTACTGCAGGTTTAAGCGACTACGAAGTAGTCTTCTTAGCTGCTTTAGTTGGATTGAACAAAGAAGATAAACGCAAAGTCATTGATCATCTGGCTAAGTACATGGCACCAGGGTCCTTGTTAATGTTGAGGAGTGCTCATGGTGCTCGTGGTTTTCTATATCCAATTGTTGAGCCTAGTGACTTACCAGGTTTCGATATTCTCGCTATCTTTCATCCGATGGACGACGTCATAAATTCGGTGATTGTTGCACGTAAAAGTAAGGATAAATACCAGTACTAG
- the LOC113352967 gene encoding nicotianamine synthase-like, translated as MGSLGSLNSCNDEELLIQNISEIYNNLSTLESLKPSKDVNTLFTQLVLACIPPSPIDVTKLSVTDQGIRSNLIRLCGQAEGLLEAHYSTLLGSYDIPLDHINIFPYYTNYIKLGRLEYTILGNYITNPNPSHIAFIGSGPLPLTSIVLASNHLRNTTFHNYDIDISANALASNLVAPDPDLSKRMLFHDTDIMDVTNGLYDYEVVFLAALVGLNKVDKCRVIDHLAKHMAPGSLLMLRSAHGARGFLYPIVEPSDLPGFEVLAIFHPMDEVINSVVVARKIK; from the coding sequence ATGGGTTCATTAGGTTCATTGAACTCGTGTAACGACGAAGAACTGCTAATTCAAAACATTTCTGAAATCTATAACAACTTATCAACCCTGGAGAGCCTCAAACCTTCAAAAGATGTAAACACTCTTTTCACTCAACTAGTCCTAGCTTGCATTCCACCATCTCCAATTGATGTCACCAAATTATCGGTCACTGATCAAGGAATCCGTTCCAATCTCATTCGTCTCTGTGGGCAAGCTGAAGGCCTCTTAGAAGCTCATTACTCAACCCTATTGGGTTCTTACGATATCCCACTTGATCATATCAACATCTTTCCATACTACACAAATTACATCAAACTTGGGCGTCTTGAGTATACTATACTCGGCAACTATATCACAAACCCAAACCCAAGTCACATAGCTTTTATTGGTTCCGGTCCCTTGCCACTTACATCGATTGTACTGGCTTCAAACCATCTGAGGAACACTACCTTTCACAATTATGATATCGACATATCTGCCAATGCGTTGGCTTCTAACTTGGTCGCTCCAGATCCCGACTTGTCGAAGCGAATGCTATTTCATGATACTGACATTATGGATGTCACTAACGGCTTATACGACTATGAAGTTGTTTTCTTAGCTGCTTTAGTTGGTTTGAACAAAGTAGATAAATGCAGAGTTATTGATCATTTGGCTAAGCACATGGCACCAGGGTCCTTACTGATGTTGAGGAGTGCTCATGGTGCTCGTGGGTTTCTCTATCCCATTGTTGAGCCTAGTGATTTACCAGGTTTTGAGGTACTCGCAATTTTTCATCCAATGGACGAGGTAATAAATTCAGTGGTGGTTGCCCGTAAGATTAAGTAA
- the LOC113346925 gene encoding homeobox protein knotted-1-like 1 produces the protein MENMYSLDPATTSTGFHHQGPQLVLEKLLHGQFEATEGDNIHERHTSTIMDHHHHHNHQQMSDVIKAQIASHPLYPDLISAYIQCRQVGAPPEMALLLEEIGRDQTTNNPLLCGGGVCSSSHDIGTDPELDEFMESYCKVLLRYKEELSKPFDEATTFLNNIEIQLSNLLLSKGISSTPTNTATTTTSGTGSGSYHSPDGAAGSSEEELSCGEAEASESHESSAPRAADQELKEMLMRKYSGYLSSLRKEFLKKRKKGKLPKDARTTLMDWWNTHCRWPYPTEEEKMKLADVTGLDQKQINNWFINQRKRHWKPSEDMRFALMEGVGGGGGGGAPVYFESSGKGPADINDFC, from the exons ATGGAAAATATGTACAGTCTTGATCCTGCAACAACTAGTACTGGATTTCATCACCAAGGACCACAACTAGTACTAGAAAAACTTCTTCATGGTCAATTTGAAGCAACAGAAGGAGATAATATTCACGAAAGACATACTAGTACTATTAtggatcatcatcatcaccataatCATCAACAGATGTCTGATGTTATCAAAGCTCAGATCGCTAGCCATCCTCTTTATCCTGACCTTATTTCTGCTTACATCCAGTGTAGACAG GTTGGAGCACCACCAGAAATGGCGTTGCTTTTAGAAGAAATAGGGCGAGATCAAACTACTAACAACCCGCTgctttgtggtggtggtgtttgTAGTTCTAGTCATGATATCGGAACTGATCCTGAACTAGATGAATTCATG GAATCTTATTGTAAGGTTTTGTTAAGATATAAAGAGGAGTTATCTAAGCCATTCGACGAAGCAACGACGTTTTTAAACAACATAGAGATTCAGCTCAGTAATTTGTTATTGTCTAAAGGAATTTCTTCAACCCCTACTAATACAGCTACTACTACAACCTCTGGTACTGGAAGTGGAAGTTATCACTCACCTG ACGGAGCAGCGGGGTCCTCAGAAGAGGAGTTGAGTTGCGGGGAGGCAGAAGCATCAGAAAGCCATGAATCATCTGCTCCTCGTGCAGCCGATCAGGAGCTGAAGGAAATGCTTATGCGAAAATACAGTGGATATCTGAGTAGTCTTAGGAAGGAAttcttgaagaaaagaaagaaagggaaGTTGCCAAAAGATGCAAGAACAACATTGATGGATTGGTGGAATACTCATTGTAGATGGCCATATCCCACG GAAGAGGAGAAGATGAAGTTAGCTGATGTGACTGGACTAGACCAGAAGCAGATAAACAACTGGTTTATTAACCAAAGAAAGCGGCACTGGAAACCGTCCGAAGACATGCGCTTTGCTCTAATGgaaggtgttggtggtggtggtggcggaggaGCTCCAGTGTATTTTGAATCCAGTGGAAAAGGACCAGCAGATATCAATGACTTTTGTTGA